One segment of Papaver somniferum cultivar HN1 unplaced genomic scaffold, ASM357369v1 unplaced-scaffold_81, whole genome shotgun sequence DNA contains the following:
- the LOC113345159 gene encoding late embryogenesis abundant protein Lea5-like, producing the protein MAARSFSKNAQLISSLIDGVSLSLNRSRGISSVATQAVGSRKSVMVVTGGDVKSKSSPSAGSVTETSPWVPDPVTGYYRPESHADEIDVAELREMLLKQRQH; encoded by the exons atggctGCTCGTTCTTTCTCTAAAAACGCTCAACTTATTTCTTCTCTCATCGATGGCGTTTCTCTTTCTCTTAACAG ATCTAGAGGAATCTCATCAGTGGCGACACAAGCCGTTGGATCAAGAAAAAGTGTGATGGTGGTAACCGGGGGAGACGTAAAATCAAAATCGTCGCCATCAGCAGGATCAGTGACTGAAACATCTCCATGGGTTCCGGATCCCGTTACTGGATATTACAGACCGGAGAGTCATGCGGATGAGATTGATGTGGCTGAACTTAGGGAGATGCTTTTGAAACAGAGACAGCATTAG